The Ciconia boyciana chromosome 22, ASM3463844v1, whole genome shotgun sequence genome has a window encoding:
- the C22H17orf113 gene encoding uncharacterized protein C17orf113 homolog isoform X2, with the protein MAAFKCHSNMVPPGKKPAGETSNSNKKCKRYFNEHWKEEFTWLEFDYERKLMFCIECRQALVKNKHGKAENAFTVGTDNFQRHALLRHVTSGAHRQALAVNREQLAFETRVHGHPELRSVIKVEVNPAKVAVLTTVYWMAKEEIPDEKCSSLLDFQKFNLCQALLASEHSEYYHPSSVREMQAAIAKVLHNEDRHRIKASPFVGLVVDETVDVLEHRNLAMFTTTVSPCNGQTSATFLGSFELPAGEASTVAGKVGEVMRSFGIPTMKITWLSADSASLVAERLSGVGAALTSLCPLLMEMHCLSHGSSLLPAESIVSIEYLQKYETTVDAVYRLYSSFRGESNGLHELRSVLDLCEIDLGSPKAIHWTSIFPAVEAIDSSWPTLVLLLESEAERSPVAHGLCEELKKFQFVAFTKILLDVLPIFQKLSRFFQIEDFDLSILKPIVSATATTLQAQKSTSGQNLQEFLNEMNEHPQDDREGESRLYYKGVELANCSKVHLKHFERLKESYLESVRGNLLDRFPSSILEAISSFSAIFNPKCYPQSLEDIGSYGVSELNFLLQAYSRVVVSERALSDFPLFKRIVFSLSQLSFKDLCVKLVYSNSEMHELFPDFAVLAAIALALPLGSVLAEKISRGRELLKRGRSRRTKDEGLSDLMKIAIDGPAINEFDFALAIEYYESMRESGFIVAQVK; encoded by the exons ATGGCAGCCTTTAAATG CCACAGCAATATGGTGCCTCCAGGGAAAAAGCCAGCTGGGGAAACTTCCAATTCCAATAAAAAGTGCAAGCGCTATTTCAATGAGCACTGGAAGGAAGAATTTACCTGGCTGGAGTTTGACTATGAGAGGAAACTCATGTTTTGCATAGAGTGTCGGCAGGCGCTGGTGAAGAACAAGCATGGTAAAGCGGAGAACGCCTTTACTGTGGGCACAGACAACTTCCAGCGCCATGCCCTGCTGCGGCACGTCACCTCTGGCGCACACCGCCAGGCGCTGGCGGTGAACCGGGAGCAGCTGGCTTTCGAGACCCGCGTCCACGGCCACCCAGAGCTGCGCTCGGTCATCAAGGTGGAGGTGAACCCGGCGAAGGTGGCCGTCCTCACCACCGTCTACTGGATGGCGAAGGAGGAGATCCCGGACGAGAAGTGCTCCTCCCTGCTCGACTTCCAGAAGTTCAACCTGTGCCAGGCGCTGCTGGCCTCCGAGCACAGCGAGTACTACCACCCCAGCAGCGTCAGGGAGATGCAG GCAGCGATCGCCAAAGTCCTGCACAACGAGGACAGGCACAGGATAAAAGCCTCACCGTTTGTCGGGCTGGTGGTGGACGAGACGGTGGACGTCCTGGAGCACCGCAACCTCGCCATGTTCACCACCACCGTCTCCCCCTGCAACGGGCAGACCTCCGCCACCTTCCTGGGGAGCTTTGAGCTGCCTGCCGGGGAGGCCTCCACGGTGGCGGGCAAGGTGGGCGAGGTGATGCGCTCCTTCGGCATCCCCACCATGAAGATCACCTGGCTCAGCGCCGACAGCGCCTCGCTGGTGGCCGAGCGGCTGAGCGGGGTGGGGGCCGCGCTGACGTCCCTCTGCCCGCTCCTCATGGAGATGCACTGCCTGTCCCACGGGAGCTCCCTGCTGCCGGCCGAGAGCATCGTCAGCATCGAATACCTCCAGAAATACGAGACCACGGTGGACGCCGTGTACAGGCTCTACTCCAGCTTCAGGGGGGAAAGCAACGGCCTGCATGAGCTGCGGAGCGTCCTGGATCTCTGCGAGATAGACCTTGGGAGCCCCAAAGCCATCCACTGGACTTCTATTTTCCCAGCCGTGGAAGCCATCGATTCCTCGTGGCCCacgctggtgctgctgctggagagcgAGGCGGAGCGGTCGCCCGTGGCCCACGGCCTCTGCGAAGAGCTCAAGAAGTTCCAGTTTGTGGCCTTCACCAAGATCCTCCTGGACGTCCTCCCCATCTTCCAGAAGCTCAGCCGCTTCTTCCAGATCGAGGACTTCGACCTGTCCATCCTGAAGCCCATCGTCTCCGCCACAGCCACCACCCTGCAGGCCCAGAAGAGCACCAGTGGCCAGAACCTCCAGGAGTTCCTCAACGAGATGAACGAGCACCCGCAGGACGACCGGGAGGGCGAGAGCCGCCTCTACTACAAGGGCGTTGAGCTGGCCAACTGCTCCAAGGTGCACCTGAAGCACTTTGAGCGCCTGAAGGAGAGCTACCTGGAGAGCGTGCGGGGCAACCTGCTGGACAGGttccccagcagcatcctggagGCCATCAGCTCCTTCTCGGCCATCTTCAACCCCAAGTGCTACCCCCAGTCTTTGGAGGACATTGGCAGCTATGGGGTCAGTGAGCTGAATTTCCTCCTGCAGGCTTATTCCCGGGTGGTGGTGAGCGAGAGGGCCCTGAGCGATTTCCCCCTCTTCAAGCGGATCGTCTTCAGCCTCAGCCAGCTCTCCTTCAAGGACCTCTGTGTCAAGCTGGTCTACAGCAACTCTGAGATGCATGAGCTCTTCCCAGACTTTGCTGTCCTCGCAGCCATCGCCCTGGCCTTGCCGCTGGGCTCAGTCCTCGCCGAGAAGATCAGCCGGGGCCGGGAGCTGCTGAAGCGCGGCCGGTCACGCCGCACGAAGGACGAGGGGCTCTCTGACCTCATGAAGATCGCCATCGATGGGCCAGCCATCAACGAGTTTGACTTTGCGTTGGCCATTGAGTACTACGAGAGCATGAGGGAGTCCGGCTTCATCGTGGCACAGGTGAAGTGA
- the C22H17orf113 gene encoding uncharacterized protein C17orf113 homolog isoform X4, with protein sequence MARGFECRQALVKNKHGKAENAFTVGTDNFQRHALLRHVTSGAHRQALAVNREQLAFETRVHGHPELRSVIKVEVNPAKVAVLTTVYWMAKEEIPDEKCSSLLDFQKFNLCQALLASEHSEYYHPSSVREMQAAIAKVLHNEDRHRIKASPFVGLVVDETVDVLEHRNLAMFTTTVSPCNGQTSATFLGSFELPAGEASTVAGKVGEVMRSFGIPTMKITWLSADSASLVAERLSGVGAALTSLCPLLMEMHCLSHGSSLLPAESIVSIEYLQKYETTVDAVYRLYSSFRGESNGLHELRSVLDLCEIDLGSPKAIHWTSIFPAVEAIDSSWPTLVLLLESEAERSPVAHGLCEELKKFQFVAFTKILLDVLPIFQKLSRFFQIEDFDLSILKPIVSATATTLQAQKSTSGQNLQEFLNEMNEHPQDDREGESRLYYKGVELANCSKVHLKHFERLKESYLESVRGNLLDRFPSSILEAISSFSAIFNPKCYPQSLEDIGSYGVSELNFLLQAYSRVVVSERALSDFPLFKRIVFSLSQLSFKDLCVKLVYSNSEMHELFPDFAVLAAIALALPLGSVLAEKISRGRELLKRGRSRRTKDEGLSDLMKIAIDGPAINEFDFALAIEYYESMRESGFIVAQVK encoded by the exons ATGGCAAGAGGCTTTG AGTGTCGGCAGGCGCTGGTGAAGAACAAGCATGGTAAAGCGGAGAACGCCTTTACTGTGGGCACAGACAACTTCCAGCGCCATGCCCTGCTGCGGCACGTCACCTCTGGCGCACACCGCCAGGCGCTGGCGGTGAACCGGGAGCAGCTGGCTTTCGAGACCCGCGTCCACGGCCACCCAGAGCTGCGCTCGGTCATCAAGGTGGAGGTGAACCCGGCGAAGGTGGCCGTCCTCACCACCGTCTACTGGATGGCGAAGGAGGAGATCCCGGACGAGAAGTGCTCCTCCCTGCTCGACTTCCAGAAGTTCAACCTGTGCCAGGCGCTGCTGGCCTCCGAGCACAGCGAGTACTACCACCCCAGCAGCGTCAGGGAGATGCAG GCAGCGATCGCCAAAGTCCTGCACAACGAGGACAGGCACAGGATAAAAGCCTCACCGTTTGTCGGGCTGGTGGTGGACGAGACGGTGGACGTCCTGGAGCACCGCAACCTCGCCATGTTCACCACCACCGTCTCCCCCTGCAACGGGCAGACCTCCGCCACCTTCCTGGGGAGCTTTGAGCTGCCTGCCGGGGAGGCCTCCACGGTGGCGGGCAAGGTGGGCGAGGTGATGCGCTCCTTCGGCATCCCCACCATGAAGATCACCTGGCTCAGCGCCGACAGCGCCTCGCTGGTGGCCGAGCGGCTGAGCGGGGTGGGGGCCGCGCTGACGTCCCTCTGCCCGCTCCTCATGGAGATGCACTGCCTGTCCCACGGGAGCTCCCTGCTGCCGGCCGAGAGCATCGTCAGCATCGAATACCTCCAGAAATACGAGACCACGGTGGACGCCGTGTACAGGCTCTACTCCAGCTTCAGGGGGGAAAGCAACGGCCTGCATGAGCTGCGGAGCGTCCTGGATCTCTGCGAGATAGACCTTGGGAGCCCCAAAGCCATCCACTGGACTTCTATTTTCCCAGCCGTGGAAGCCATCGATTCCTCGTGGCCCacgctggtgctgctgctggagagcgAGGCGGAGCGGTCGCCCGTGGCCCACGGCCTCTGCGAAGAGCTCAAGAAGTTCCAGTTTGTGGCCTTCACCAAGATCCTCCTGGACGTCCTCCCCATCTTCCAGAAGCTCAGCCGCTTCTTCCAGATCGAGGACTTCGACCTGTCCATCCTGAAGCCCATCGTCTCCGCCACAGCCACCACCCTGCAGGCCCAGAAGAGCACCAGTGGCCAGAACCTCCAGGAGTTCCTCAACGAGATGAACGAGCACCCGCAGGACGACCGGGAGGGCGAGAGCCGCCTCTACTACAAGGGCGTTGAGCTGGCCAACTGCTCCAAGGTGCACCTGAAGCACTTTGAGCGCCTGAAGGAGAGCTACCTGGAGAGCGTGCGGGGCAACCTGCTGGACAGGttccccagcagcatcctggagGCCATCAGCTCCTTCTCGGCCATCTTCAACCCCAAGTGCTACCCCCAGTCTTTGGAGGACATTGGCAGCTATGGGGTCAGTGAGCTGAATTTCCTCCTGCAGGCTTATTCCCGGGTGGTGGTGAGCGAGAGGGCCCTGAGCGATTTCCCCCTCTTCAAGCGGATCGTCTTCAGCCTCAGCCAGCTCTCCTTCAAGGACCTCTGTGTCAAGCTGGTCTACAGCAACTCTGAGATGCATGAGCTCTTCCCAGACTTTGCTGTCCTCGCAGCCATCGCCCTGGCCTTGCCGCTGGGCTCAGTCCTCGCCGAGAAGATCAGCCGGGGCCGGGAGCTGCTGAAGCGCGGCCGGTCACGCCGCACGAAGGACGAGGGGCTCTCTGACCTCATGAAGATCGCCATCGATGGGCCAGCCATCAACGAGTTTGACTTTGCGTTGGCCATTGAGTACTACGAGAGCATGAGGGAGTCCGGCTTCATCGTGGCACAGGTGAAGTGA
- the C22H17orf113 gene encoding uncharacterized protein C17orf113 homolog isoform X3, which produces MVPPGKKPAGETSNSNKKCKRYFNEHWKEEFTWLEFDYERKLMFCIECRQALVKNKHGKAENAFTVGTDNFQRHALLRHVTSGAHRQALAVNREQLAFETRVHGHPELRSVIKVEVNPAKVAVLTTVYWMAKEEIPDEKCSSLLDFQKFNLCQALLASEHSEYYHPSSVREMQAAIAKVLHNEDRHRIKASPFVGLVVDETVDVLEHRNLAMFTTTVSPCNGQTSATFLGSFELPAGEASTVAGKVGEVMRSFGIPTMKITWLSADSASLVAERLSGVGAALTSLCPLLMEMHCLSHGSSLLPAESIVSIEYLQKYETTVDAVYRLYSSFRGESNGLHELRSVLDLCEIDLGSPKAIHWTSIFPAVEAIDSSWPTLVLLLESEAERSPVAHGLCEELKKFQFVAFTKILLDVLPIFQKLSRFFQIEDFDLSILKPIVSATATTLQAQKSTSGQNLQEFLNEMNEHPQDDREGESRLYYKGVELANCSKVHLKHFERLKESYLESVRGNLLDRFPSSILEAISSFSAIFNPKCYPQSLEDIGSYGVSELNFLLQAYSRVVVSERALSDFPLFKRIVFSLSQLSFKDLCVKLVYSNSEMHELFPDFAVLAAIALALPLGSVLAEKISRGRELLKRGRSRRTKDEGLSDLMKIAIDGPAINEFDFALAIEYYESMRESGFIVAQVK; this is translated from the exons ATGGTGCCTCCAGGGAAAAAGCCAGCTGGGGAAACTTCCAATTCCAATAAAAAGTGCAAGCGCTATTTCAATGAGCACTGGAAGGAAGAATTTACCTGGCTGGAGTTTGACTATGAGAGGAAACTCATGTTTTGCATAGAGTGTCGGCAGGCGCTGGTGAAGAACAAGCATGGTAAAGCGGAGAACGCCTTTACTGTGGGCACAGACAACTTCCAGCGCCATGCCCTGCTGCGGCACGTCACCTCTGGCGCACACCGCCAGGCGCTGGCGGTGAACCGGGAGCAGCTGGCTTTCGAGACCCGCGTCCACGGCCACCCAGAGCTGCGCTCGGTCATCAAGGTGGAGGTGAACCCGGCGAAGGTGGCCGTCCTCACCACCGTCTACTGGATGGCGAAGGAGGAGATCCCGGACGAGAAGTGCTCCTCCCTGCTCGACTTCCAGAAGTTCAACCTGTGCCAGGCGCTGCTGGCCTCCGAGCACAGCGAGTACTACCACCCCAGCAGCGTCAGGGAGATGCAG GCAGCGATCGCCAAAGTCCTGCACAACGAGGACAGGCACAGGATAAAAGCCTCACCGTTTGTCGGGCTGGTGGTGGACGAGACGGTGGACGTCCTGGAGCACCGCAACCTCGCCATGTTCACCACCACCGTCTCCCCCTGCAACGGGCAGACCTCCGCCACCTTCCTGGGGAGCTTTGAGCTGCCTGCCGGGGAGGCCTCCACGGTGGCGGGCAAGGTGGGCGAGGTGATGCGCTCCTTCGGCATCCCCACCATGAAGATCACCTGGCTCAGCGCCGACAGCGCCTCGCTGGTGGCCGAGCGGCTGAGCGGGGTGGGGGCCGCGCTGACGTCCCTCTGCCCGCTCCTCATGGAGATGCACTGCCTGTCCCACGGGAGCTCCCTGCTGCCGGCCGAGAGCATCGTCAGCATCGAATACCTCCAGAAATACGAGACCACGGTGGACGCCGTGTACAGGCTCTACTCCAGCTTCAGGGGGGAAAGCAACGGCCTGCATGAGCTGCGGAGCGTCCTGGATCTCTGCGAGATAGACCTTGGGAGCCCCAAAGCCATCCACTGGACTTCTATTTTCCCAGCCGTGGAAGCCATCGATTCCTCGTGGCCCacgctggtgctgctgctggagagcgAGGCGGAGCGGTCGCCCGTGGCCCACGGCCTCTGCGAAGAGCTCAAGAAGTTCCAGTTTGTGGCCTTCACCAAGATCCTCCTGGACGTCCTCCCCATCTTCCAGAAGCTCAGCCGCTTCTTCCAGATCGAGGACTTCGACCTGTCCATCCTGAAGCCCATCGTCTCCGCCACAGCCACCACCCTGCAGGCCCAGAAGAGCACCAGTGGCCAGAACCTCCAGGAGTTCCTCAACGAGATGAACGAGCACCCGCAGGACGACCGGGAGGGCGAGAGCCGCCTCTACTACAAGGGCGTTGAGCTGGCCAACTGCTCCAAGGTGCACCTGAAGCACTTTGAGCGCCTGAAGGAGAGCTACCTGGAGAGCGTGCGGGGCAACCTGCTGGACAGGttccccagcagcatcctggagGCCATCAGCTCCTTCTCGGCCATCTTCAACCCCAAGTGCTACCCCCAGTCTTTGGAGGACATTGGCAGCTATGGGGTCAGTGAGCTGAATTTCCTCCTGCAGGCTTATTCCCGGGTGGTGGTGAGCGAGAGGGCCCTGAGCGATTTCCCCCTCTTCAAGCGGATCGTCTTCAGCCTCAGCCAGCTCTCCTTCAAGGACCTCTGTGTCAAGCTGGTCTACAGCAACTCTGAGATGCATGAGCTCTTCCCAGACTTTGCTGTCCTCGCAGCCATCGCCCTGGCCTTGCCGCTGGGCTCAGTCCTCGCCGAGAAGATCAGCCGGGGCCGGGAGCTGCTGAAGCGCGGCCGGTCACGCCGCACGAAGGACGAGGGGCTCTCTGACCTCATGAAGATCGCCATCGATGGGCCAGCCATCAACGAGTTTGACTTTGCGTTGGCCATTGAGTACTACGAGAGCATGAGGGAGTCCGGCTTCATCGTGGCACAGGTGAAGTGA